In Miscanthus floridulus cultivar M001 chromosome 8, ASM1932011v1, whole genome shotgun sequence, the sequence ATGGAGATATTCACTTGGCTTGGTTAGACTACTAGCTTAAAGAAGACTTATATTGTACATTGATTTGGATCGGAGAAGATGAAAATGGACTATATTGGTCATATATATCAAATCAGATATGGTGTGCTCAAGCACATGTTGGAGAAACTCCTATATGGAATTTTTCATTAGGCAAGCAATATAAAAGTGATATTTATGGAAGCTTGCGAAAGTGGAATCAGCTAGGGTTCAATGTCTTGCTCGCTAAGTCGATGCAGCCTCGAAGAGCCGATTTCCATATTGCAATAGCCGATAAATTTCTTGGCGAATGACTTCAAGTTGCTTCATTAGTTTGATAAGGATGTAGGAGCAGGTCCAGAGATTAGATTAATGATTATTATAATTTTGGTACAAGGAATCAGCTGTTTAGGAGAAGAATCGGCTATTGTCTTAATTTCAGAAGAAACTAGCAAGGGATTTAGATTTTAGAAGTAGTCTTGGCCTGAGTAAGTACGGTGCTTGTCGAGGACATGTCTGATGACAACAAAGGCATCTGCACTACCATGATGCACCTACAGCACGCTTAGCGGCCAACGTAGGAAGCCTCTTGGCCAGCCCTAACCTTTTGTTGCAATTTGTGGCTTCGGCAAGCGATTTTTTTCGCAGTGCTCTCTCTCTGTGTTCTCAACTTGATCTAATTATGGGACTTCTGAAACTGATAATCAACTTCTTAAAAGTTAGAAGCAGTAAATGAAAAATTGCTCGCAATCGGCTCAGATTTGGAAGATCAAGGCATCAAGCTGATAGAGCCCTTTATTTAGTGCATGCAAGTCAGATTTCCATATATATGCATGATGTATGTGGGCACAAAAAGGATGAATCAGATCTTGGAAGTACGTGTGGTcatgccatatcatatgtttgattgGGAACATAGAGATCATAAGGCCAACAAAGTCTAGCTGATATATGCATACTGGGAGAAAGTCTAAGCAAAGGTATTCATTGGTTCAAAGCGAAGGTACGCATATTCTTTATTTCCTACGTTTCCTGTTacttgtgaacaatctatcatagggaaagcatgctatctaagtagttcATGAATAAGATATAGTATGATAAAAGAAACCTTGCTtgtttttgcaaagtacttggtaaaatttcttacaaaaattcaaaatcaatagcttgtctcctcaatgatgttgaatttcctactagagccagatattagtctcattaaaaacctttcacaTAAGCTGCTTACTctttgttgagttttgtcaagttttgttgacccttgttgagagatttatcatgctcccaagatcaaaatcACGTACATGCCACATATATGTGTTGCTTCTATACTGAAAGTatgcaaaaacatatttttcatccacctcaaaatgttctgctcctacactaggagaagacaaaaatatgtttgctaAGTTTTACcagaataaatgctctaagttcttgataatatttctctcaaaagttgttgtaaaaagagacatgggttatgcaaaatataaaagatggagacaaaagaggtccaaagtaaaaagggaaaaaagaaaaagaaatgagaATAAAGATAACTCATGTTCTCATAAAAAATATTccacaagagagaaatatatttcagagagcatagtagaattaggttagccactaaatattccacacatgcacatcttgatctaagagtatgacactttgctccttggatccaaggtttgactttacgatacgcaaggtaagtatgctacatactTTGTCCCTAcccgaactccacataagctttttagaagtagggtaAATAGAGGCGAAACAATGTCTTGGTGAGGAACTATGCATATTGAGctatctgagagaatcatttggggagcaaagctatgttttaatttaaaaatctttcaaaaaacccaagttttctaAGCAGGAGAAGTGAtgatgactggattctaatccattccattcttcaaccacccaagatggcgtgatagacacttcaaagttcacatgtataggtgaagcttggaataaggtaatattgctACCAGTGAATTCTTCAGCTCCTTACCAGTGAATTGATAGCCGATTATAGTTATCAACTCGGGGGCCAGCtcttaatcggctaaagcagatgaacAGTCAACCCAAGTAAGTCATTAAAGCCAAATATTGCAATTAGATGTCGTTGACTCAGGCAAGGAGATTATTGGATCAAAATAGTTCAAAGCATAAAAACTCATACTTTGAACTAGGGGgcctatgtttacaccaaaattgggtaagcttatcctagaaaggaagagatcggtcgatgatgtcaaaagcaagagagtctcctaattaagggatatttacgaGGCGACCAGGAAATGTTATTTAATATATTTAAGAGAGACATGACGTCCAGGTGCATATCAcgatgaaagaaacaaggacacgaatcaaacaaggaagcttcatcagcaatGATTCTGCATATgggaaattagagtccaagtatcttgatatttctttttgttatctagtcgtgttcgtttaggactcttatcagcctagggtataaatataaaccttgGCTATTGTATCAAGGACATCTCTCAATCAATCAAAATAgtctttatctttttggcttcacgccaacccttaggagtagtactgtagatctcggcgagttcttcaacaagtagggctgcatcgatctggtcgacctctggcttgtctgtaagtaccatcatggcttatacttctgtttgtaaggctgcatcggttcggccgacctcttacgagctctattatgagttagttatcgatccttatctagttcgagtatggctgcatcgattaagttcgacctccactgctcgaattagattaaggtcaagttatcggctctatctaagggtggcatcctacgggtagattcattaagttaccgatcttactaatgttcttgttgtcattagtttcaacAATATTAACCTGCCTgatcgagattgatctagatcagcctcgcaaccttttagtccatcgtttattttgttacatcgcgatggttcttactttaaatgacggattatgttttatcggtcgtTCTACTgcgatcttgattgtgcatagtatgtggtcaaggcatgtctaatctcgagtaggtttactagctagttgagtatggtctatagctcgctattatgactgtaacgatccgatcgatcccTACTGTTAGCACTTTGGATCAGAGtatgctagctggtagatttgctttcgactaggcatgatcttggctgtttgctatgcccgcatcggctaaatagccgatcacccgtactttaacgcttacagtgtgtcttcatgattcctttaaatgtgaatagatctgtttagattgtttgcgtggcatatcccttttcaccggattcattggctctacaccacgtattgatcaaatctaatttaTCTAATGATGCATCTTTGActcatacatgttaatagcttaagggaaaggatcattagactgggtgcattgtattcgtttactataaaatcaatcatgatcgACGAGCGTTATAGTTCTTAACAGCCGAATTCTTgttgtatcggctatttagtcgattttcccatctgactcctcccgaagcggcacacttggaactgtctaggcaaaaccggcacgttccaccctaaattactgataaactttctctctttgtcaattgcatgtcaaattgattggcacaccTTCGGGAATTCACAGGATCGGTTGGTCCttcgttgaagccaagcagatctttgGGCTTACTTCAAGCAGATCCTTTTGACTTGCTGTGTGTCAGGCGCATCGACACGTTTTTGCGCCGACACACgttttggcacgcccagtgggaccacaATTGTTTGATTAGAAGTCGGTCGAAATTGATCATTATGTTGAATCTACAGGACTGTTCTGAGAACATCATCCATATTGCTAAGATTTACCACTGCACGAGGCTTGCAAGCCAATCCTGCTGTGCGTATCATCTACATGAGGCCGTTTGCGGTGTGTGGCAACACATTGACACTCCAAGTGATAAGCTCGAGAAGATCAAAAGCTACTGCTCCTGTACTCCACCGCTCAAAGAACTATTTAGCTGAGCGCACACAGAGATATTCACTCGTCTTGGTTAGACTACTAGCTTAAAGAAGACTTATATCATACATTGATTTGGATCGGAGAAGATGAAAATGGACTATATTGGTCATATATATCAAATCAGATATGGTGTGCTCAAGCACATGTTGAAGAAACTCCTAGATGGAATTTTTCATTGGGCAAGCAATATAAAAGTGATATTTATGGAAGCTTGCCGATGGAGATCGGATGTCTGAAAGTGGAATCGGATAGGGTCCAAAGTCTTGCTCGCTAAGCCAATGCAGCCTCGAAGAGCCGATTTCCATATTGCAATAGCCGATAAATTTCTTGGCGAATGACTTCAAGTTGCTTCATCAGCTTGATAAGGATCCAGGAGCAGGTCCAGAGATCAAATTAATGATTATTATAATTTTGGTACAAGGAATCAGCTGTTCAGGAGAAGAATTGGCTATTGGCTTAATTTTAGAAGAAACTAGCAAGGGATTTAGATTTTAGAAGTAGTCTTGGCCCGAGCAAGTACGGTGACCACATGAGTATATCATCACCGAAACACACCTCGAAGAACAAGCTAGAGGGTCTCACTGTGCAGCAGGCACTGGACGACAAAAAGCCATCCTGAGTCACATTGAAAAGTATCGGCTGAGTAGAGAGCGTGTTAGTCAATACTGTGGAGTAATCAGATTCTTCTTAAAAGCCCGAAGAGGGATATCGGCTTGGAGAATATCGGCAGCAGAAGTCCACAACAGTCATCTAGGCAGACGATGCTTCTACAAAGGTGGTCTAAGGAGATGACAGCTAATATCAGCGCATCGGCTATTTTGGCATACGCACAACCAATGTGATCAATCATGTAAGAATATTAACCAATATCTTCTATAAATATATTGCTAGGGCTATTGTTAATAGAATTCCTAGCAGTAGAAGTTGCAAGATTCTATTTTTGGAAAATTGGTGGTAGTACTTTGAGAAGCTGTCATGAGATGATCTTATTGGCTATGAGCATTTGTAATTTAAAGTCGGTAGCCCTCAATGAATATCAATGCAGCTTCTGGTTATATCTTGAATTCTTTCATCGGTTTTTTTACTTGATACGATAAATAGCCAATGGAGGTAATAACAAAGGATATCCGATGGATGGATTTTTGCTCTGGTTAAGCATATTCTATCGGCTTATTACCTAAGCTTGTTCACGGTGAAATCACAATCATTTGAGAAGTCAGGGATCAGCTCCAATATTGAAAAGTATTCGGCACTATTCTATGGCAAGCTAGAATTCACGTACGaaggaagttgaagaagaatTGACATTGCCTACAAGTTATGTAGTTGCATGTGAGATTATTTAAAAAGTGCAAGAGATAAAGTCCAAATGCCACATATGTGCACATGGCCACGTTGATGCTTGGAGTCTGAAGCTCGGTGCTTGACAGCAGTATCCGATTCAAGCATAGAGCAGAGGTGGGACCTACCTATATTCAAAGGCGTAACGTATGGGCTATTAATATCGGCTATTTGATCAAACTGTAGATGTTGTCATCAGCTCAGGAAATagttacttaaccaaaaatcaagtATTCAGGCCGATGACGCCAACAGAAGGTGATCAGCAAGGATTGTTCAAAGCCGATGGAATCCAGACAATCATCATTGGAAGTTGGTATATACAATGCTATCTTATGCGTGCGGAAGACGGCTTGCAAGCATCTTGGAATCCAGTTGGAGGCATATGATGGAAACAAGGAAGCCAAGTCCATTAAGTGTATACGTGCATGTCATGCATGGGGATTCCAAGAAGGATATGGGTATAATTCTACAGTTGATTGGCTAGATGGAGCCGATAAAGTCCAGTCAATCATTTATGAACCCCTAGTGATCAAatccatcttgggttcgatacTCCAATTTTATTGGCACTTTTGCGTGTCTTGCTAGCCTGGTTGTTTACAAGAGGAAAAAAACAAAAGGGAAATATTTATATATCATATATGCAAAATAGTCACCAGCCGAACGGCAAAGCCAGATCATGAAGCCGATAAAGATTTACAGCCAATAACAATTGTTGACTCAGTTGTAACCAATCGACGAGTATGTGAAGATAGCCGATATCGATGGTTGAAAGTATATTGAAATATTTTATTGCATCAAGTTGATCAGCAAGTCAATTGGACATTGGCTTTTGGAAATATTGATGCATCAGTTATTTTTTATTCAAAGATTGTTGCCTCCAGGTTGCTTATCGGCTTGCATAAGTATAGCTCATCGGCTGTAAAaactaaatagccgatggagTACGGTCATGtaatgaagaacaagatcaaaagGAAGATGATGTGGACCCCGAGCAGATCATCGGCTGTGTCGGACGAGCAAGAGTGCCAAGAAAAAGACCCATGCGCTGATCGATAGCTATGCCGACTGCGACTTTTGCTCTCTGAGCATATCATACCAATAGGTCCCTAAGAAAAGGAAAGCACTGACGAACTATGGCCGTTCATCGGCCTGCTGTCGCTGTTCAATCCACTGTGACATGACAAAACGGAGATCATCAGGTGCACGTTCCACCTAGGCGAGAATGTGAAGGTAATCACCGGTGACCAGCTTGATATCGACAAGGGGATAGTACGGTGCCTTGGCATGGATAGCAACATGTACCTATCCTCTGGTGATGGATAGTCTGATTGACAAGGTGGATAGATCTGCCGAGATGTTCCTAGAGCGCAAGTACGAGATCATGAGGTAGCTAGACACATCTATGACATGCCGACGATGGCGTAAACAACACGTCAGCACTGACTAAGATGGACATCGACATCATGGTGGACGACGCGATGAATACTGCCCCGAGTGCGTCGAACATCATATGAAGAATTCGGGTTGAGCatgattatgttttatcggtcgttctacttcgatcttgattgtgcatagtacgcggtcaaggcatgtctgatctcgagtaggtttactagctagttgaatctggtctatagctcgctattatggttgtaacgatccggtcgatccccaccgtTAGCATTTTGGATCAGAGtatgctagctggtagatttgctttcgaccaggcatgaccttggctgtttgctatgcccgcatcggctaaatagtcgatcgccCATACTTTAACGCTAcattgtgtcttcatgattcctttaaatgtgaatagatctgtttactttaaaggtttgatctgttaTTTTTATcgtggctgccatcgatccggtcgaaccccactgttaaggattacatgttagatttgatgagtttatagatttaTCTAtgttaaacagtcgattgttcaaGTACTGTAATCCCTTTTATACccgaatcgactattttagccgattcgtctacgctttcacagatatggcacgcTTTTATGAATCTGTTGAAGTATAGTCGGTTCTATAGATTTTTCagttctagactatcatcatcattatagctgcatcgatccagtcgaatcTCACTGTTGACGGTAATAGGTTAGATCCAGACGGTTCGTAGATCTGTctatatcaaacagtcgattgtttgcgtggcatatcccttttcaccggattcattggctctacaccacgtattgatcaaatctaatttagccagtgatgcATCTTTGActcatacatgttaatagcttaagaGAAAGGATCATTAGAACTTGGTGCATTGTATTCGTTTACTAAAAAATCAATCATGATCCGCGAGCGTTGCGGTTCTTAACAGCCGATTttttctcgtatcggctatttagtcgatttttccgtctggctactcccgaagcggcacacttggaactgtctgggcagaaccggcacgttccaccctaaattactgataaactttctctgtTTGTCAATTACATgttaaattgactagcacaccTTTGGAAATTCGTAGGATCGgctggtcctgtgttgaagccaagcagatctttgGGCTTACTCCAAGCAGATCCTTCCAGCTTGCTACGTGCCAGGCGCATTGACACGTTTTTACGCCGACAGTCTTATTTGGGATCATGGCACTCCCAGCGATCAGGCTATGAACGATTTCATCTTTTTGTCTGGTCCATAGTCGGTCTTGCTCACAATATTCTCGCTCTCTCCCTAAGCATCTTGTGTTGTACATATTCTAAGTCGCTTAAGTGGTGAAAATAATTATAAACCGCTAACAGTGTTTATTTCATGGTGGTACACTCTTTTATTTGCTCCTTTAGGCAGAGCACCTTTTTCTCGATCGGGAATAACTATATGTTCTACTCTCTCTACTCCAAATTATAAACCTTTTTGTCTTTTCTAGAAACATAGCCTTtttatctagaaaaatcaaaacgtctCGTACGAgtaacaaaagaaaaagaaatctcCAACACTCCTCTATTCAAGCTTTAGTCATTATACTTATACACAAGCGAGCTCGTACGATTCCTCTAGAACATGCTGTCATATATATATGGCAGCTGCTTCTACTAAACATCGTTGAGAAATCCCCGAAGAAGTTTACTGAACAGTGTTGACAAATATAATCCACGAAGAAGTTGAGAATTCATGCATGGGAAGTCCACGACGAGAAGAATTCAAATAGTAGTACGCTCCTACGTATGTACTCCTTCACGAGCAATCCACGGGGCACGGGAATAGGTTGGATTTCAGCAGCAGCCAAGCCGCGGGTTTCCACGGCGACGCTCTAGCAGCACGGCAGGCGCGCAACTTGCGGGCGTGCACTGCCTGCCAAGCCAGCGGTCGCCATTTATCCATCCGGTTGAAAACGAACCAAGAGGCAGGCCATCTCTGGAAGCCGGAGCCTAACGCCAGCGATACGCCGAGTCGCTCTCCCTCATGGTACCATCATGGGTGATCTGGAAACCCCGAGACCAAGTCCAATATAACTGCCGCCTAACCGTCGAGTGGGATCCTCTGCGTGCTGCGTGGCCCCATCCGATCACTTGCACTGGTCCAGCGCGTACGGCGTACAGAGAATCCCACGCTATCCGTCTCGCACGAGTGCACGTtaatggtacagtatttttctctcccaacaaatcaaccATACAAATCAGGGCTCTGTTCGGCTGGTCTATAAACCACTTATGCTAATTTATACGATTAATTTATTAAGAGAGAAAAATACTACACCATAACTAATAAGCCGACTTATAACCCGGCTTACAGTAGCAGCTCAACCGAGCCCAAATTTCCCGCCCTCAGCCCCACACTCCGTCCCCTCTGGCGTCACGCCTTTTCAACACACGTCGCCGTCAGCGGTGGAGCCCTACTAGTAAGCTAGCGCCCAACAGCAGCGAGGGAGGCCCAGGCGGCCCACTTGGATCCCATGCCTGCGCGTCCCGCGCGTCCCCGTCCCCGGCCCCGCGAGCTCCAGCTGGTTCCGACCCAGCAGCTAACCCTTGGAGCCCGACGAGCCCTCCTCTCTCCCGAAGTCCCGAGCCGCCCGACTCATCAAGTCGCACTACCTGGCTGGCGCCTCCCGAGCCGCACCGCGTGGGAACAAGGCACGCGGCCACGTCGCTCTCCACGCGCTAACCTATATAACCCGCCACCTTTCCCTCCAAATTTCAAATCAAATGCTCCGACTCGTTCCTCCTCCCCTTGCTCGCCACGGCCACCACCACTCCCGTGCTGCAGCCATCATGGACGCCGGCTCCTTCAGCGACTACTCCTCTGGGACGCCGTCCCCTgtcggcggcgccgccggcgacGACGGCTCCTCCTCGTCGTACATGACGGTGTCGTCGGCGCCGCCCAAGCGGCGAGCCGGGCGGACCAAGTTCAAGGAGACGCGGCACCCCGTGTACAAGGGCGTGCGGCGGAGGAACCCCGGGAGGTGGGTCTGCGAGGTGCGGGAGCCGCACGGCAAGCAGCGGATATGGCTCGGGACCTTCGAGACCGCCGAGATGGCGGCGCGCGCACACGACGTCGCCGCGCTGGCGCTGCGCGGCCGCGCCGCCTGCCTCAACTTCGCCGACTCGCCGCGCCTCCTCAGGGTGCCCCCGATGGGCTCCGGGCATGACGAGATACGCCGGGCGGCCGCCGTGGCGGCGGAGCAGTTCCGGCCGGCGCCTGATCAGGGCAATGTGGCAGCCGAGGAGGCGGCAGATACTGCGCCGCTGGATGCCTTGCCTAGCGCGACGCAGGGCGTCGATGACGACCCATACTGCATTATCGATGACAGGCTCGACTTCGGGATGCAGGGGTACCTCGACATGGCGCAAGGGATGCTCATTGATCCACCACCGATGGCTGGTTCGTCCACCAGTGGCggcgacgatgatgacgatggtgaGGTCAAGCTCTGGAGCTACTGATGACCGATCGCGCGCATTTGAAGCAAGCTACTGGCTTGCATTGGGCAAATAACTTCCCTGTACAGCCTCGGGAAGAATTAGTGCCGGTGAAATGTACTGGTTGCCCTTTCCCTTCAGTTCGTCCGTACTCCGTAGTGTTAATGTACCCTGCTCTTCTGATGAAGGGTAATCAGGAGAAGCAGAAGACTGGGTTTTCTCAGTTTGGTCGTTTAATTTGGAGCTAGAGATGTAACTGCATAATGCATGCATGGTAACGGTCTTCAGAGTGTCATCAGCACCTGTAATAAGCCGCAAAAGCATGGGGCTTCATGTATGGATCTGGGAATGGCCTGATGGTATATTATTGATGCTGCATTGAGAACTTGGCTTGTTGCAGGGATCAGAAACTATAATCCTTCTGAAAACCTGGTACCCACGCACCTGATCATGAAACTCAAACTGCTCTAAGTTCATGTCGTTCAAATCCTTACTGTAATGCTACATTGCTACACGGTAAATCATAATGCGGTGGCTGTATTTTGATATGTATACTTTGAGTCATATTTTATTACCGAAAGCTAAAGCTCCTTTTTCTTAAGAAAGAAAATAAGGGGTGTGCAGAGGTAGGTAACCACCAATTATGTTATCTTCAACAGTTCTCCTTAACTTAATTCCCCTAAATCCTCATATATAGAGTACAttctaacaaaaaaaaaatctctaaatATTTCTCTCTCCAACAATTACCCTATCTCAAATAATATATATGGTGGACAACATGACATCTCAAAATTTAAGAGGGGGAGAGGATAGTTTAGGATACCACTAAACATTGGATGTTGAATAGGGGGACCGTTGGAGTGTGATTTTGTTCATAAACCTTAATTTTAGCTCTAGGGAGGTGAATAGTGTAGGAATTTTTCTTTTGGTTGCTACTCCCTTTATTCTAAATTTTAGTTATTTTTACTACTTATATAGACATAACGTATATCTAGATAAATAACGAAAGTTATTTacttataaaaaaacaaaatggcttataatttggaatgagagTATTTTGGAGGAAAATATAAGAAAGTTAGGATCTACTGAAATCTCTTGGTAAAATTCATATATTTTTTCTACGGTCTATCCAAACAATTGTTCCTTCAAAATTGCTATGTTTTCAATCCTCTATTTACAACGGTATTCCTGCAgggttttttttatatatttctctaTTCCTATGTCTTTGCATTGTTATAAAGAGGGTCTTAAGGAGCACCGGTCTTTTTTTAATGAAGAGAACATTCGCCTTGCATTGCGTTATACAGAGTGCGAGCTCGTGGTTTGCGTTGGAGCTGATGATGACGGGTACGGGCTTCCAGATAACGGAAAAAGGCTTTGACGATGTCAATGAAACGCCGTAGTGGCCTCAGCTGGCAAGCCGCGGTAGCGAATACGCGGTCCACAGCATGGTAGTGGCTGACGGGTGACTGTCACTCGTTGTCGCGCTCACTCCTCTGGTCGGGCGGCTCGGACCGCAAGTGCCATTCCCAACCCAACAAAAGTAGTGCCCCTGCCAACCGCCAGCTCACAGAATCACAGCGATTTCTCTCTTTTTTACCCAGTCCTCCCGCGGGTTCGCGCCGCCGCTGCATAGCTAGAACTAGAAGTTGCTGTCTGACTTTGGGTCTCAGGGCTGAGGAGTCGGGATCGGGAACGCTGGTAAGATGAACCACGCAAATAGCGGGTTGCaaacttttttttatttgattgtATTGACTCTTTCGTCTTCGCCATGTACTCCAGTTGTATACTTGTACTGGCACACATCTCTCTCCCTTTTTGCGCTTGCAGCCCAACAGCTGCCGTGAGTTGTCGGGCTTGCTATGGGCCCAATCAAAGTTGTCTACGAAAAGGTTCTCCAGATCGGACCAACCCTAAATGTGCTCAAGCCACGAGTGGGCCGAGGCGGTGAGGTAGAGGGAGAGGTATTGAACATCCTAAAGGATGTCTCAACGTTTGTTGTcctagaaatgctatacaacatacatgtgt encodes:
- the LOC136474558 gene encoding dehydration-responsive element-binding protein 1G-like, coding for MLRLVPPPLARHGHHHSRAAAIMDAGSFSDYSSGTPSPVGGAAGDDGSSSSYMTVSSAPPKRRAGRTKFKETRHPVYKGVRRRNPGRWVCEVREPHGKQRIWLGTFETAEMAARAHDVAALALRGRAACLNFADSPRLLRVPPMGSGHDEIRRAAAVAAEQFRPAPDQGNVAAEEAADTAPLDALPSATQGVDDDPYCIIDDRLDFGMQGYLDMAQGMLIDPPPMAGSSTSGGDDDDDGEVKLWSY